One genomic segment of Arthrobacter sp. zg-Y1110 includes these proteins:
- a CDS encoding UDP-N-acetylmuramate dehydrogenase: protein MTRMPLASLTTARVGGPARRYLEAETEDELIIAVRAADEAGESLLIIGGGSNLLISDEGFDGAVIHIASRGLDIRETGDGTAVLRAEAGHPWDELVAYTLSEGYSGLEALSGIPGLAGATPVQNVGAYGADVSQSITSVRAWDRTERTVVEFANDDLEFGYRDSVLKRSTKNGSPRYVVLTVEFALSKGTTSAPVRYAELARALGVDIGERADAVDVRREVLRLRAGKGMVLDASDPDTYSTGSFFTNPIVDEATAAALPADAPRYPVAEPGKVKLSAAWLISHAGFRKGFGLAPEDGTGGRAALSTKHTLAVTNRGDATAEDLLAVARAVAAGVEKAFGIRLHPEPLLVNCAL from the coding sequence TTGACCCGGATGCCGCTGGCATCCCTGACCACCGCGCGTGTAGGCGGACCGGCACGCCGCTACCTGGAAGCAGAAACCGAAGACGAACTCATCATTGCCGTCCGCGCCGCGGATGAGGCGGGGGAGTCACTGCTCATCATCGGCGGCGGTTCCAACCTGTTGATCTCCGACGAAGGTTTCGACGGCGCCGTCATCCACATTGCCAGCCGCGGGCTGGACATCCGGGAGACCGGGGACGGAACAGCCGTCCTGCGCGCAGAGGCCGGGCACCCGTGGGACGAGCTGGTGGCGTACACCCTGTCGGAGGGCTACTCCGGGCTGGAGGCGCTTTCCGGTATTCCGGGGCTTGCCGGAGCGACGCCGGTGCAGAACGTGGGTGCCTACGGTGCCGACGTCTCGCAGTCCATCACTTCGGTGCGCGCCTGGGACCGCACCGAGCGCACCGTGGTGGAATTCGCCAACGACGATCTCGAATTCGGCTACCGGGATTCGGTGCTCAAGCGCAGCACGAAAAACGGCTCTCCCCGCTACGTGGTGCTGACCGTGGAGTTCGCCCTCTCCAAGGGGACCACCAGCGCTCCGGTCCGCTACGCCGAGCTCGCCCGGGCTCTGGGAGTGGATATCGGCGAGCGTGCCGATGCCGTGGACGTGCGCCGCGAAGTCCTTCGGCTGCGGGCAGGGAAGGGCATGGTCCTGGACGCCTCGGACCCCGACACCTACAGCACCGGTTCCTTCTTCACCAACCCCATCGTTGACGAGGCAACCGCAGCCGCGCTGCCGGCAGACGCTCCCCGCTACCCGGTGGCGGAACCCGGCAAGGTGAAGCTCAGCGCCGCATGGCTGATCAGCCACGCCGGTTTCCGCAAGGGCTTCGGGCTGGCTCCCGAGGACGGCACCGGCGGCCGGGCCGCGCTGTCCACCAAGCACACCCTGGCCGTCACCAACCGCGGCGACGCCACTGCCGAGGACCTGCTGGCGGTGGCCCGCGCGGTTGCTGCCGGCGTGGAGAAGGCCTTCGGCATTCGGCTCCACCCCGAGCCCCTGCTGGTGAACTGCGCGCTGTAG
- a CDS encoding MOSC domain-containing protein, whose amino-acid sequence MRTGSLLAVCLVHGLLPTKDATGVTAIDKRAVAGPVKVHPLGLTGDLQASRKHHGGESKAIYAYSQDDAEYWSRELGREIPPGLFGENLRLDGLDATAALIGERWRIGAEVELEVTCPRTPCRNFQRRMEVPNWQRRFAEAGRVGTYLRVRRRGSITAGDTVEVVTAPSHGVSVRDVFRGLDADQAAVLQASRSAGEITLSPEILKVLRTMSAKAERSTAAVPASG is encoded by the coding sequence ATGAGAACCGGTTCACTGCTCGCCGTTTGCCTGGTGCACGGCCTCCTGCCCACGAAGGACGCCACCGGCGTCACTGCCATCGACAAACGCGCCGTGGCAGGACCGGTAAAAGTCCATCCCCTGGGGCTGACCGGAGACCTGCAGGCCAGCCGCAAACACCACGGCGGTGAATCCAAGGCAATCTATGCCTATTCCCAGGATGACGCCGAGTACTGGTCCCGGGAACTGGGACGCGAGATCCCGCCCGGCCTGTTCGGCGAAAACCTGCGGCTGGACGGTTTGGACGCCACTGCCGCCCTGATCGGCGAGCGGTGGCGGATCGGCGCCGAAGTCGAGCTGGAAGTGACCTGTCCGCGTACCCCCTGCCGCAACTTCCAACGGCGGATGGAGGTGCCGAACTGGCAGCGCCGCTTTGCGGAGGCCGGCCGGGTGGGCACCTATCTGCGGGTCCGCCGCCGCGGCAGCATCACTGCGGGGGACACGGTGGAAGTGGTGACCGCACCCAGCCACGGCGTGAGTGTCCGTGACGTCTTCCGCGGCCTCGACGCCGATCAGGCAGCGGTGCTGCAGGCGTCCCGGAGCGCCGGCGAAATCACGCTGTCACCGGAAATACTCAAGGTCCTGCGCACCATGTCGGCCAAAGCCGAGCGGTCCACGGCGGCAGTGCCGGCCTCGGGTTAG
- a CDS encoding maleylpyruvate isomerase N-terminal domain-containing protein, giving the protein MATFHNWRTYAVPFSAVVADTTDWDAATPCTEWTARDVVEHVVMTQRDFLAQHGLLPAGPAGIAPDGERPDLLWKNHESLVAALLSDAAVAGREFDGYFGPSTIGATIVEFYGVDLLTHRWDLAVSQGLDPLLTGEDLDAIDAAMDSFGEQAYAPGLFARPVGVPDSADRRAVVLARTGRRA; this is encoded by the coding sequence ATGGCAACTTTTCACAACTGGCGCACATATGCCGTCCCGTTTTCCGCCGTCGTGGCGGACACCACGGACTGGGATGCTGCTACGCCCTGCACCGAATGGACAGCTCGCGATGTGGTGGAGCACGTGGTGATGACCCAACGGGACTTTTTGGCACAGCACGGCCTGCTGCCGGCCGGGCCCGCCGGCATCGCGCCGGACGGGGAGAGGCCCGACCTGCTCTGGAAGAACCACGAGAGCCTCGTTGCGGCACTGCTTTCCGATGCCGCCGTCGCCGGCCGGGAATTCGACGGATATTTCGGTCCCAGTACCATCGGGGCCACCATCGTGGAGTTCTACGGCGTGGATCTCCTTACCCACCGGTGGGACCTTGCCGTATCCCAGGGCCTGGATCCGCTCCTCACCGGCGAGGACCTGGACGCCATCGACGCCGCCATGGACAGCTTCGGTGAACAGGCCTACGCGCCCGGGCTGTTCGCACGCCCGGTAGGGGTTCCGGACAGCGCCGACCGCCGGGCGGTTGTCCTGGCCCGGACCGGACGCCGGGCCTGA
- the asd gene encoding aspartate-semialdehyde dehydrogenase: MVGSVLMQRMQDEGDFELVNPVFFSTSNAGGNAPSFAAGAGPLQDAYDVDALAKLPIIVTAQGGDYTAEIFPKLRAAGWDGIWIDAASTLRMDDDAIIVLDPVNRDVIDAGLARGVKNFVGGNCTVSCMLMGLGGLFRNGLVEWGTSMTYQAASGGGARHMRELLNQFGALNAAVAPNLADPASAILEIDRAVLAQQKNPSMDSSQFGVPLAGSVIPWIDADLGNGMSKEEWKGGAETNKILGRGTDGRIPFDGLCVRIGAMRSHSQALTLKLTEDLSVAEIEKIIDADNEWSKVVPNTKEATMAQLTPVAVTGTLDIPVGRIRKLEMGPEYISAFTIGDQLLWGAAEPLRRMLRIATGNL, from the coding sequence ATGGTCGGTTCCGTCCTGATGCAGCGCATGCAGGACGAGGGCGACTTCGAGCTGGTCAACCCGGTGTTCTTCTCGACCTCCAACGCCGGCGGCAACGCGCCGTCCTTCGCGGCCGGCGCCGGACCGCTGCAGGATGCGTACGACGTCGACGCGCTGGCCAAGCTGCCGATCATCGTCACCGCCCAGGGCGGCGACTATACGGCGGAAATCTTCCCGAAGCTGCGCGCCGCCGGCTGGGACGGCATCTGGATTGACGCCGCGTCCACGCTGCGCATGGACGATGACGCGATCATCGTGCTGGATCCGGTCAACCGTGACGTCATTGACGCGGGCCTGGCCCGCGGCGTGAAGAACTTCGTGGGTGGAAACTGCACCGTGTCCTGCATGCTGATGGGCCTGGGCGGGCTGTTCCGCAACGGCCTGGTCGAGTGGGGCACCTCCATGACCTACCAGGCAGCTTCCGGCGGCGGTGCCCGGCACATGCGCGAACTGTTGAACCAGTTCGGTGCGCTGAACGCTGCGGTGGCGCCCAACCTCGCCGATCCGGCGTCGGCCATCCTGGAGATCGACCGTGCCGTCCTGGCCCAGCAGAAGAACCCGTCCATGGACTCCTCCCAGTTCGGCGTGCCGCTGGCCGGTTCGGTGATCCCCTGGATCGATGCGGACCTCGGTAACGGCATGTCCAAGGAAGAGTGGAAGGGCGGCGCGGAGACCAACAAGATCCTGGGCCGCGGGACCGACGGACGGATACCGTTTGACGGGCTGTGCGTTCGGATCGGTGCCATGCGGTCCCACTCCCAGGCCCTGACCCTGAAGCTGACGGAGGACCTTTCCGTGGCCGAGATCGAGAAGATCATCGACGCGGACAATGAATGGTCCAAGGTGGTGCCCAATACCAAGGAAGCGACCATGGCCCAGCTGACGCCGGTGGCGGTCACCGGCACGCTGGACATCCCGGTGGGCCGCATCCGCAAGCTGGAAATGGGTCCGGAGTACATCAGCGCCTTCACCATTGGCGACCAGCTGCTCTGGGGCGCCGCCGAACCGCTGCGCCGGATGCTGCGCATCGCCACCGGCAACCTCTGA
- a CDS encoding DEAD/DEAH box helicase, protein MSEATLENTNVENAAPETEENTVLFSDFGLDERVLAALKDVGYVTPSPIQAATIPLLLEGRDVVGLAQTGTGKTAAFAVPALSLLAGRPATKDTQVLVLAPTRELALQSAEAFTSYAVHMDGITVLPVYGGSAYGPQLNGLRRGAQVVVGTPGRVIDHIAKGSLNLSNLEYLVLDEADEMLRMGFAEDVEQILSSTPASKQVALFSATMPPAIRKIAKKYLNNAAEITVKSKTTTGANTRQRYVQVMGPHKLDAMTRILETEEFDGVIAFVRTKAATEDLADKLKDRGYSAAAINGDIPQQQRERTVEALRDGKIDILVATDVAARGLDVERISHVVNYDIPHDTESYVHRIGRTGRAGRTGDAILFMTPREKYLLRAIEKATRQPVEHMQLPSVDVVNEKRLAKFSEKITETLGSEDIAVFRDLVTKYLAEHEVPAEDVAAALAVMAQGGRDLLLREIPQAPARQRERSEGRNDGVGSRGPTRPLTEGNATYRIAVGRRQRVLPGSIVGAIANEGGLSSAQIGGIDIRADHTLVELPADLSKDQLRALSRTRIGGELIHLELDKGRKPAREREGGGSFNDRADRGGFKKDFKKRDGERSFGDRGSDRPFKKREGGFRDSAAAGARKPRFRD, encoded by the coding sequence TTGTCTGAAGCCACGCTGGAAAACACCAACGTCGAAAATGCCGCTCCCGAAACCGAAGAGAACACCGTGCTGTTCAGTGACTTCGGATTGGACGAGCGCGTCCTGGCAGCCCTGAAGGATGTCGGCTACGTAACGCCGTCTCCCATCCAGGCAGCTACCATCCCCCTGCTGCTCGAAGGCCGCGACGTCGTCGGCCTGGCCCAGACGGGTACCGGCAAGACCGCGGCATTCGCCGTTCCGGCCTTGTCCCTCCTCGCCGGCCGCCCGGCAACCAAGGACACCCAGGTGCTGGTGCTTGCACCCACCCGTGAACTGGCCCTGCAGTCTGCAGAAGCCTTCACTTCCTACGCTGTCCACATGGACGGCATCACCGTGCTTCCCGTGTACGGCGGTTCCGCCTACGGCCCCCAGCTCAACGGCCTTCGCCGCGGCGCCCAGGTTGTTGTTGGCACCCCCGGCCGTGTGATTGACCACATCGCCAAGGGTTCACTGAACCTGTCCAACCTCGAGTACCTGGTGCTCGATGAGGCTGACGAAATGCTCCGCATGGGCTTCGCCGAAGACGTGGAGCAGATCCTTTCCTCCACTCCGGCGAGCAAGCAGGTTGCACTGTTCTCCGCCACCATGCCGCCGGCCATCCGCAAGATTGCCAAGAAGTACCTGAACAACGCTGCGGAAATCACGGTCAAGTCCAAGACCACCACCGGTGCGAACACCCGCCAGCGCTACGTGCAGGTCATGGGCCCGCACAAGCTGGATGCAATGACCCGCATCCTGGAAACCGAAGAGTTCGACGGCGTTATCGCGTTCGTCCGGACCAAGGCGGCCACCGAAGACCTGGCTGACAAGCTCAAGGACCGCGGCTACAGCGCCGCCGCCATCAACGGCGACATCCCGCAGCAGCAGCGTGAGCGCACGGTCGAGGCCCTCCGCGACGGCAAGATCGACATCCTGGTTGCCACGGATGTTGCCGCCCGCGGCCTCGACGTCGAGCGCATCAGCCACGTCGTCAACTACGACATCCCGCACGACACCGAGTCCTACGTCCACCGCATCGGCCGCACTGGCCGTGCAGGACGCACCGGCGACGCCATCCTGTTCATGACCCCGCGCGAGAAGTACCTGCTGCGGGCCATCGAAAAGGCCACGCGCCAGCCGGTTGAGCACATGCAGCTGCCGAGCGTCGACGTCGTCAACGAGAAGCGCCTGGCCAAGTTCTCCGAGAAGATCACGGAAACCCTCGGTTCCGAGGACATCGCGGTGTTCCGGGACCTGGTAACCAAGTACCTGGCCGAGCACGAAGTTCCCGCCGAAGACGTTGCAGCAGCCCTGGCCGTCATGGCCCAGGGTGGCCGCGACCTGCTGCTGCGGGAAATCCCGCAGGCTCCGGCCCGCCAGCGTGAGCGTTCCGAAGGCCGCAACGACGGCGTCGGCTCCCGCGGCCCGACACGCCCGCTGACCGAAGGCAATGCAACGTACCGCATCGCCGTCGGCCGCCGCCAGCGCGTGCTGCCCGGTTCGATTGTCGGCGCCATTGCCAACGAGGGCGGCCTGTCCTCCGCGCAGATCGGCGGCATCGACATCCGTGCAGACCACACCCTGGTGGAACTGCCTGCAGATCTGTCCAAGGACCAGCTGCGCGCCCTGTCCCGCACCCGGATCGGCGGCGAGCTGATCCACCTCGAGCTGGACAAGGGACGCAAGCCGGCCCGTGAGCGTGAAGGCGGCGGCAGCTTCAACGACCGTGCCGACCGCGGCGGCTTCAAGAAGGATTTCAAGAAGCGCGACGGCGAGCGTTCCTTCGGCGACCGCGGCAGCGACCGCCCGTTCAAGAAGCGTGAAGGCGGCTTCCGCGACAGCGCCGCTGCCGGTGCCCGCAAGCCCCGCTTCCGCGACTAG
- a CDS encoding protein kinase domain-containing protein, with the protein MGTVHRAKDEFLDRDVAVKIIRPSATSEIDLRRSDAEAKILARLNHHSLVTLLDAGSDTSDPASPLIYLVMELVQGLDLRERLKEGRLPRRHTALLGYDLALGLEYIHENGVVHRDVKPANIMLFDYSSADARIRAKLTDFGVAFVASDPQSQHGTFSGTAAFMSPEQARGEQAGVSSDVYSLGLVLLQCLTGKPAFPGPALESALARLLKDPEIPSELGADWASLLRAMTAQDAAERPSAHDVSQVLYDMIIAARGRHRVDPEILPADEARRMDAVRRYDLLDTPPDGAFDRVTALASRLFDVPVAIVSVVDTDRIWFKSHHGTEAVEIGRDPGLCASAILQDGVYVVDDARHDPRTLANPLVAGDFGLQFYAGVPLQTSDGFSLGTFCILDTKPRTFSPEDEATLSDLAAIVMNDLEMRLESRRAGGSVQ; encoded by the coding sequence ATGGGCACCGTCCACCGGGCCAAGGACGAGTTCCTGGACCGAGACGTAGCGGTGAAGATCATCCGCCCGTCGGCCACCAGTGAGATCGACCTGCGGCGCAGCGACGCCGAGGCCAAGATCCTGGCGCGCCTGAACCACCACAGCCTGGTCACTCTGCTGGATGCCGGATCCGACACGTCCGACCCGGCATCGCCGCTGATCTACCTCGTTATGGAACTTGTCCAGGGCCTCGATCTGCGCGAACGGCTGAAAGAGGGCCGATTGCCCCGCCGCCACACCGCGCTGCTTGGCTATGACCTGGCGCTGGGCCTGGAGTACATCCACGAAAACGGCGTTGTGCACCGGGACGTCAAACCGGCGAACATCATGCTGTTCGACTACAGCAGTGCCGATGCCCGCATCCGCGCCAAGCTCACCGACTTCGGTGTTGCCTTCGTGGCCAGCGATCCGCAGTCCCAGCACGGCACCTTCTCCGGCACCGCGGCATTCATGAGTCCCGAACAGGCCCGCGGCGAACAGGCCGGGGTGTCGAGCGATGTGTATTCGCTGGGCCTCGTGCTGCTGCAGTGCCTGACGGGCAAGCCGGCCTTCCCCGGCCCCGCCCTGGAGAGTGCCCTCGCACGCCTCCTGAAGGACCCGGAGATCCCCTCGGAGCTGGGAGCGGACTGGGCGTCGCTGCTGCGCGCCATGACCGCTCAGGACGCTGCAGAGCGTCCCAGTGCCCACGACGTCTCCCAGGTCCTGTATGACATGATCATCGCCGCGCGCGGCCGGCACCGGGTTGACCCGGAGATCCTGCCCGCCGACGAAGCCCGGCGGATGGACGCGGTGCGTCGCTACGACCTGCTGGATACTCCCCCGGACGGCGCCTTCGACCGGGTCACGGCCCTGGCATCCCGCCTCTTTGACGTCCCCGTGGCAATCGTCAGCGTGGTGGACACCGACCGGATCTGGTTCAAGTCCCATCACGGCACGGAAGCCGTCGAGATCGGCCGCGATCCCGGCCTCTGCGCCTCCGCCATCCTGCAGGACGGCGTCTATGTGGTCGACGACGCCCGGCACGACCCGAGGACGCTGGCCAACCCGCTGGTGGCCGGAGACTTCGGCCTGCAGTTCTACGCCGGCGTTCCGCTGCAGACCAGTGACGGGTTCAGTCTGGGCACGTTCTGCATCTTGGACACGAAGCCACGCACCTTCTCCCCCGAGGACGAGGCAACGCTCTCGGACCTGGCTGCGATTGTCATGAATGACCTGGAAATGCGCCTCGAGAGCCGCCGTGCAGGCGGGTCCGTGCAGTAA
- a CDS encoding type 1 glutamine amidotransferase domain-containing protein: MAEHDISGKKVAFLLTDGVEQIELTSPWEAVRNAGGEPVLVSPKKGTVQGFDGMDKGETFTVDLDVADADASDFDALVLPGGVVNADFLRVDKNAQQFARAFFEAHKPVASICHGPWLLIEAGVVKGRDLTSYHTLATDLKNAGANWTDEEVVVDQGFVTSRNPDDLPAFNDKLVEEIAEGEHAGQHA; the protein is encoded by the coding sequence ATGGCAGAGCACGATATTTCCGGCAAGAAGGTAGCGTTCCTCCTCACCGACGGCGTGGAGCAGATTGAGTTGACCAGCCCCTGGGAAGCAGTCAGGAACGCCGGCGGCGAGCCGGTCCTCGTGTCCCCGAAGAAGGGCACCGTCCAGGGCTTCGACGGCATGGACAAGGGTGAAACCTTCACCGTCGACCTGGATGTGGCCGACGCCGATGCAAGCGACTTCGACGCGCTGGTCCTGCCAGGCGGCGTCGTCAACGCAGACTTCCTCCGAGTGGACAAGAACGCCCAGCAGTTTGCCCGGGCCTTCTTCGAGGCACACAAGCCCGTGGCTTCCATCTGCCACGGCCCCTGGCTCCTGATCGAGGCGGGCGTCGTCAAGGGCCGCGACCTGACGTCCTACCACACGCTGGCAACGGACCTGAAGAACGCCGGCGCGAACTGGACCGACGAGGAAGTGGTGGTGGACCAGGGGTTCGTCACCAGCCGCAACCCGGACGATCTGCCGGCTTTCAACGACAAGCTCGTTGAAGAAATCGCCGAAGGGGAACACGCGGGCCAGCACGCCTGA
- a CDS encoding DUF2797 domain-containing protein: MPAAGGSAASADAGRFLCSGTSWSIAGPNLTLHLPSGQAEKQPLTPGTELRFRVLADTNGNEKFCLGSWQVNDDGVQSHTPCPGQGPAERGYQCSSCFIRDEVRGIHNSHRADSIPTALRRYLDQPHWLYVATFADGSTKVGTAADGRKQLRLIEQGAVRARYVARAGDGLVVRVLEDAVTAVVGLQQAVRAGTKTAALARPLAAAELDALNAEAAESVRSMLPDVAITGFRTADEVWEPPAQFRTVLETPCELYPCDPASGEHGMVIQAVLGATALVRVDGEETLFAADLSRLKGRRLQYGPFRTSVPALQAALF, translated from the coding sequence ATGCCTGCAGCCGGGGGCAGCGCAGCATCCGCCGACGCCGGCAGGTTCCTGTGTTCGGGGACCTCCTGGAGCATTGCCGGGCCGAACCTGACACTGCACCTTCCCAGCGGACAGGCTGAAAAGCAGCCGCTCACTCCGGGCACCGAACTCCGGTTCCGTGTCCTGGCGGACACCAACGGGAACGAGAAGTTCTGCCTTGGCTCCTGGCAGGTGAACGACGACGGCGTCCAGTCCCACACCCCCTGTCCAGGCCAGGGTCCTGCCGAGCGCGGTTATCAGTGCAGCAGCTGCTTCATCCGGGACGAGGTGCGGGGAATCCACAACAGCCACCGTGCGGACAGCATCCCCACCGCGCTCCGGCGCTACCTGGATCAGCCGCACTGGCTGTACGTGGCCACTTTCGCCGACGGATCCACCAAGGTCGGCACTGCCGCGGACGGGCGCAAGCAGCTCCGCCTGATTGAGCAGGGGGCAGTCCGCGCCCGATACGTCGCCCGTGCCGGCGACGGGCTGGTGGTGCGGGTGCTCGAAGACGCCGTGACGGCCGTGGTCGGCCTGCAGCAGGCGGTCCGGGCGGGAACCAAAACGGCGGCGCTGGCCCGGCCCCTGGCCGCCGCGGAGCTGGACGCCCTCAACGCCGAGGCGGCGGAGTCGGTGCGTTCCATGCTGCCGGACGTGGCGATTACCGGGTTCCGGACGGCCGATGAAGTCTGGGAACCGCCGGCCCAGTTCCGTACGGTGCTGGAGACGCCGTGCGAACTGTATCCCTGCGACCCGGCGTCCGGAGAGCACGGCATGGTCATCCAAGCCGTCCTGGGCGCAACGGCCCTGGTCCGGGTGGACGGTGAAGAAACCCTGTTTGCAGCGGACCTGTCCCGGCTGAAGGGCCGTCGGCTGCAGTACGGTCCCTTCCGCACATCCGTTCCGGCGCTGCAGGCCGCACTGTTCTAG
- a CDS encoding AraC family transcriptional regulator: MNKTDTGSGREHVLDDGSTREIGRGYLRDAHDRSFAMYRYPPSPGCRQWLRVFWIPVWNVPPGEVREQRILTYPVCLLSITASYARLLGPRTTAARMPLSGAGWAFGVMLRPSAGRPLLQADIGSLTDKHADLAGVRLLADLVPAVRGIMETDPTSAGAHAAGRQLLEERLPALGNPSGEAALADALVGRVEEDPRITTVAALRAAFDLHERTLQRICTRFLGVSPRWMIRQRRLQEAGAQLRSGGSLSELAAGLGYADQAHFSRDFRAATGWTPGAFAALARDSR; this comes from the coding sequence TTGAATAAAACCGACACCGGTTCCGGAAGGGAGCACGTGTTGGATGACGGCAGCACGAGGGAGATCGGCCGGGGCTACCTCAGGGATGCGCACGACCGGTCCTTCGCCATGTACCGGTATCCGCCGTCGCCGGGGTGCCGCCAGTGGCTGCGGGTGTTCTGGATTCCGGTATGGAATGTGCCTCCCGGCGAAGTCCGCGAGCAGCGGATCCTCACGTATCCGGTCTGCCTGCTCAGTATCACTGCCTCCTATGCCCGTTTGCTCGGTCCGCGCACCACGGCGGCACGCATGCCGCTGTCAGGGGCGGGGTGGGCTTTCGGGGTCATGCTCAGGCCCAGTGCAGGCCGCCCCTTGCTGCAGGCGGATATCGGCTCATTAACGGACAAACATGCGGATCTGGCAGGGGTTCGCCTCCTGGCGGATCTGGTTCCCGCGGTCCGCGGAATCATGGAAACCGACCCGACCAGTGCCGGTGCACATGCTGCTGGCCGGCAACTGCTGGAAGAACGGCTGCCTGCGCTCGGAAACCCCTCCGGCGAGGCAGCCCTCGCCGACGCACTTGTGGGCCGGGTGGAAGAGGACCCCCGCATCACCACCGTCGCCGCGCTCCGTGCAGCTTTTGATCTGCACGAACGGACGCTGCAGCGAATCTGCACGCGTTTCCTTGGCGTGAGTCCGCGGTGGATGATCCGGCAGCGCCGGCTGCAGGAAGCGGGAGCGCAGCTCCGCTCCGGCGGATCGCTCAGCGAGTTGGCTGCAGGGCTCGGGTATGCCGACCAGGCGCACTTTTCCCGGGATTTCCGGGCCGCGACGGGATGGACACCCGGTGCGTTCGCAGCCTTGGCACGGGACTCCCGCTAG
- a CDS encoding MaoC family dehydratase yields the protein MSIALSELSKGTEIGSAALEISRADLVRYAGASGDFNPIHWNERFAREVELPGVIAHGMFTMGTAVQLVSDWIGDPGAVIDYQTRFTRPVLVEDIDGAPGAVVEVAGVIGAIDADNSTARVDLTVTFNGQKVLVKAQAVVRVW from the coding sequence ATGTCCATTGCACTGAGTGAACTGTCCAAGGGCACCGAGATCGGTTCCGCGGCGCTGGAAATCTCCCGCGCCGACCTTGTCCGCTACGCCGGCGCCTCCGGCGACTTCAACCCCATCCATTGGAACGAGCGCTTCGCCCGCGAGGTGGAACTGCCCGGCGTCATTGCGCACGGCATGTTCACCATGGGAACCGCAGTCCAGCTGGTGAGCGACTGGATCGGAGACCCGGGAGCGGTGATCGACTACCAGACGCGGTTCACCCGGCCTGTCCTGGTGGAGGACATCGACGGCGCCCCCGGGGCGGTCGTGGAGGTCGCCGGTGTCATCGGCGCCATCGACGCGGACAACTCGACGGCACGTGTGGATCTCACCGTGACCTTCAACGGACAGAAGGTGCTGGTCAAGGCGCAGGCAGTGGTGCGGGTCTGGTGA
- a CDS encoding MaoC family dehydratase N-terminal domain-containing protein has product MSINPQLQGRTYPAGAAYSVGREKIREFAAAVKATNPAHFDVARAQELGYADLVAPPTFAIIVAQRADALLVADPDAGIDFSRVVHADQRFTHHRPIVAGDELVAELHVDSVRAMGDGALITTRAEISTTEGEQVATTLSSILVRGEGQ; this is encoded by the coding sequence ATGAGCATCAACCCCCAGCTCCAGGGACGCACCTACCCGGCCGGGGCGGCGTACTCCGTGGGCCGCGAGAAGATCCGCGAATTCGCTGCGGCCGTCAAGGCCACCAATCCGGCCCACTTCGACGTCGCACGCGCCCAGGAACTCGGCTACGCAGACCTCGTTGCCCCGCCCACCTTCGCCATCATCGTTGCCCAGCGTGCCGACGCGCTGCTGGTTGCCGATCCCGATGCAGGCATCGACTTCTCCCGGGTGGTCCATGCCGATCAGCGCTTCACCCACCACCGTCCCATCGTGGCCGGAGACGAGCTGGTGGCAGAGCTGCACGTGGACTCCGTGCGGGCAATGGGCGACGGCGCCCTGATCACCACCCGCGCGGAAATTTCCACAACCGAGGGCGAGCAGGTAGCCACCACCCTTTCATCCATCCTCGTCCGCGGAGAGGGACAGTAA